The following are from one region of the Heliomicrobium undosum genome:
- a CDS encoding protein arginine kinase: MRDRFVNQALTKWMEGTGKESEIVISSRVRLARNLCDIPFPNVAAAEQTKAVVSQVEGAIKDAEIEQTSGELIFVNLEELEPLDRLVLVDKHLISPQHAEEAAGKGLILRADEAVSVLINEEDHLRIQCLFPGLQLEEAWDLASRIDDLLESKLDFAFDEKLGYLTACPTNVGTGLRASVMMHLPALVLTNQASRVLASLSQIGMTVRGLYGEGTDATGNLFQISNQVTLGRSEEEIISNLVVVATQLIDHERMARQVLLKETKPQLEDRVCRAYGTLTSARIINSQEAMTLLSNVRLGIDLGIIQGVSPQVLNEMLVLTRPAFLQKLAGRELSPFERDVQRASLIRERFSLDG, from the coding sequence CGATCGTTTTGTCAATCAGGCTTTGACCAAGTGGATGGAAGGAACGGGAAAAGAGTCGGAAATTGTCATCAGTTCCCGCGTGCGTCTCGCCCGCAACCTCTGTGACATCCCTTTCCCCAATGTGGCCGCTGCGGAACAGACCAAGGCCGTCGTCAGCCAGGTGGAAGGGGCGATCAAGGATGCGGAAATCGAACAAACCTCCGGTGAACTGATTTTTGTCAACCTGGAGGAACTGGAGCCCCTCGACCGGCTGGTGCTCGTCGACAAGCACCTGATCAGCCCCCAGCACGCCGAAGAGGCCGCCGGGAAGGGGCTCATCCTCCGGGCCGATGAAGCCGTGTCCGTGCTGATCAACGAGGAGGATCACCTGCGGATCCAGTGCCTCTTCCCCGGTTTGCAATTAGAGGAAGCCTGGGATCTGGCCAGCCGGATCGACGACCTGCTTGAATCGAAGCTCGATTTCGCCTTTGATGAGAAACTCGGTTACCTGACCGCGTGCCCGACCAACGTGGGCACGGGCCTACGGGCTTCGGTGATGATGCACCTGCCGGCGCTCGTGCTGACCAACCAGGCCTCCCGCGTCCTCGCCTCTCTGTCCCAGATCGGGATGACTGTTCGCGGGCTCTACGGCGAGGGCACCGATGCCACGGGTAACCTCTTTCAGATCTCCAACCAGGTTACCCTGGGCCGCTCTGAGGAGGAGATCATCTCTAACCTGGTTGTCGTGGCCACCCAACTGATCGATCATGAGCGGATGGCCCGCCAGGTGCTGCTCAAAGAGACGAAACCTCAATTGGAAGACCGCGTGTGCCGCGCCTATGGCACATTGACCAGCGCCCGCATCATCAACTCCCAGGAGGCGATGACCCTCTTGTCGAACGTGCGCCTCGGCATCGATCTGGGGATCATCCAGGGCGTCTCGCCACAGGTCCTCAACGAGATGCTGGTTTTGACCCGGCCCGCCTTTTTGCAAAAGCTGGCTGGCAGGGAGTTGAGCCCCTTCGAGCGGGATGTGCAACGGGCCTCCCTGATCCGCGAGCGCTTTAGTCTCGACGGGTAG
- a CDS encoding ATP-dependent Clp protease ATP-binding subunit → MMGRFTERAQKVLLLAKEEAVALKHPAVGSEHLLLGLIREGEGIGAKALLSMNLDLEQVRRQVIRLVGEGAGEPAEIGLTPRAKRALELANEEGRRQGVNYVGTEHILLGLIREGEGVAARVLAELGLTLEKVRHQVMTLLGGPQAAPNGKGGSAAAERDRKTPTLNEFGRDLTQSARDGKLDPVIGRESEIERVVQILSRRTKNNPVLIGEPGVGKTAVAEGLAQRIVDGKVPETLTGKRVVTLDLSSVVAGSKYRGEFEERLKKVMDEIRQAGNVVLFIDELHTLIGAGAAEGAIDAANILKPALARGELQCIGATTLDEYRKHIERDPALERRFQPITVGEPKREEAVAILKGLRDRYEAHHRVKITDEAIDAAVRLSDRYISDRYLPDKAIDLIDEAASRVRLQTFTAPPDMKELESRLEGLRKEKEAAVLAQEFEKAAQLRDQEMQLRGQLEKQKSDWEHARGSANTVVREEDIAQIVSSWTGVPVTRLAESESARLLKLEEELHRRVIGQDEAVAAVSRAVRRARAGLKDPKRPIGSFIFLGPTGVGKTELARALAEALFGQEDAMVRIDMSEYMEKHSVSRLVGAPPGYIGHDEGGQLTEAVRRRPYSVILLDEIEKANPEVFNILLQVLEDGRLTDSKGRTVDFRNTVIIMTSNVGAQTIKRSGVMGFKPTEQGVKEREVQYEGMKNRVMEELKRSFRPEFLNRIDETIVFHTLAAEDIRRIVNLMLGEVNRRLVETGLSMEVTEAAQDHLAKVGYDETFGARPLRRAILRLVEDEISEALLKGEYKAGDQITVGVADGKLRFERK, encoded by the coding sequence ATGATGGGACGTTTTACGGAGCGAGCGCAAAAGGTGCTCCTCCTGGCGAAAGAGGAAGCGGTGGCCCTCAAACACCCCGCCGTCGGATCGGAACACCTGCTTTTGGGGTTGATCCGAGAGGGCGAAGGCATCGGGGCGAAGGCCTTGCTCAGCATGAACCTCGATCTGGAACAGGTCCGCCGGCAGGTGATCCGGCTCGTCGGAGAGGGCGCCGGCGAACCCGCTGAGATCGGATTGACGCCGCGGGCGAAGCGTGCGCTCGAACTGGCCAACGAAGAGGGACGGCGCCAGGGGGTCAACTACGTGGGCACCGAACACATCCTGCTCGGCCTCATCCGCGAAGGCGAGGGCGTCGCCGCCCGCGTCCTGGCTGAACTGGGACTCACCCTGGAAAAGGTGCGCCATCAGGTGATGACCCTGCTCGGCGGACCCCAGGCGGCCCCCAACGGAAAAGGCGGCAGCGCCGCCGCAGAACGGGACCGCAAGACCCCCACCTTGAATGAGTTCGGCCGCGACCTGACCCAGTCGGCCCGGGACGGCAAACTCGATCCGGTCATCGGCCGGGAATCGGAGATCGAGCGGGTCGTCCAGATCCTCTCCCGCCGCACGAAAAACAACCCCGTCCTCATCGGCGAGCCCGGCGTCGGCAAGACGGCCGTCGCCGAGGGGCTGGCCCAGCGCATCGTCGACGGTAAGGTGCCCGAGACCCTGACCGGCAAGCGGGTCGTCACCCTCGACCTCTCCTCGGTCGTCGCCGGCTCCAAGTACCGCGGCGAGTTTGAGGAACGGCTGAAAAAAGTGATGGACGAGATCCGCCAGGCCGGCAACGTGGTTCTCTTTATCGACGAACTGCACACCCTGATCGGCGCCGGCGCGGCGGAAGGCGCCATCGACGCCGCCAACATCCTCAAGCCGGCCTTGGCGCGGGGGGAACTGCAGTGCATCGGCGCCACCACCCTGGATGAGTACCGCAAGCACATCGAGCGTGACCCTGCCCTGGAGCGCCGCTTCCAGCCGATCACCGTCGGCGAGCCGAAGCGGGAAGAGGCCGTCGCCATCCTCAAGGGGCTCCGTGACCGCTATGAAGCCCACCACCGGGTGAAGATCACCGACGAAGCCATCGACGCCGCCGTCCGCCTCTCTGATCGGTACATCTCCGACCGCTACCTCCCCGACAAGGCCATCGACCTGATCGACGAGGCCGCCTCCCGCGTGCGGCTGCAAACCTTCACGGCGCCTCCCGATATGAAGGAACTCGAGTCCCGCCTGGAGGGTTTGCGCAAGGAGAAGGAAGCCGCCGTCCTGGCCCAGGAGTTTGAAAAAGCCGCCCAGTTGCGCGATCAGGAGATGCAGTTGCGCGGCCAACTGGAAAAGCAGAAGTCCGACTGGGAGCATGCCCGGGGCAGCGCCAACACGGTCGTCCGTGAAGAAGACATCGCCCAGATCGTCTCCAGTTGGACCGGCGTTCCCGTCACCCGTCTGGCCGAAAGCGAAAGCGCGCGCCTGCTGAAGCTCGAAGAGGAACTGCACCGCCGCGTGATCGGCCAGGACGAAGCCGTCGCCGCCGTCTCGCGGGCTGTCCGTCGCGCCCGGGCCGGACTCAAGGATCCCAAGCGCCCCATCGGTTCCTTCATCTTCCTCGGACCCACCGGCGTCGGCAAGACAGAACTGGCGCGCGCCCTGGCCGAAGCCCTTTTCGGCCAGGAAGACGCCATGGTCCGCATCGACATGTCCGAATACATGGAAAAACACTCCGTGTCGCGGCTCGTCGGCGCGCCCCCCGGCTACATCGGCCATGACGAGGGCGGCCAGCTGACCGAGGCCGTCCGTCGCCGCCCCTACTCTGTCATCCTCCTTGATGAGATCGAAAAGGCCAACCCCGAGGTCTTCAACATCCTCCTCCAGGTGCTCGAAGACGGTCGGCTCACCGACAGCAAGGGGCGGACCGTCGACTTCCGCAACACGGTGATCATCATGACCTCCAACGTGGGCGCCCAGACGATCAAGCGCTCCGGCGTCATGGGTTTTAAGCCGACCGAACAGGGCGTCAAGGAGCGGGAAGTCCAGTATGAGGGCATGAAAAACCGGGTCATGGAGGAACTGAAGCGCAGCTTCCGACCTGAATTCCTCAACCGCATCGACGAGACGATCGTTTTCCATACACTGGCCGCCGAGGACATCCGCCGGATCGTCAACCTGATGCTCGGCGAGGTGAACCGCCGCTTGGTCGAAACAGGTCTCTCCATGGAGGTCACCGAAGCCGCCCAGGATCACCTGGCCAAGGTCGGCTATGATGAGACCTTCGGCGCTCGCCCCCTGCGTAGGGCCATTCTGCGGCTCGTGGAAGACGAGATCTCCGAGGCGCTCCTGAAGGGCGAATACAAAGCCGGCGATCAGATCACCGTCGGTGTGGCCGATGGAAAACTCCGCTTTGAGAGAAAGTAG
- the radA gene encoding DNA repair protein RadA: MAKSKSRFFCSQCGQESLKWLGRCPGCGAWNSLVEEQVAKGGGEKSLSNRFGATLTSGPIHIDQAEVQSNIRLSTGIAELDRVLGGGLVAGSLTLLAGDPGIGKSTLLIQAARHMAAASGPVLYVSGEESVQQIKMRARRLGVEGVDLYLLAETDIAVVIETIRQRKPIWVVIDSIQTMYWDELGSAPGNVAQVRECAAQLMRLAKDLPVAVTLVGHVTKEGAIAGPRVLEHMVDAVLYLEGERHYPYRVLRGVKNRFGSTNELGIFEMIGQGMVEVPNPSAFFLAERTQGVAGSVVVPCMEGTRPVLVEVQALVAATSFGQPRRMATGLDYNRTVLLAAVLDKRIGLQLGQQDIYVNVAGGLKIAEPAADLAVVTAIASSWRNQPADPEAVVIGEVGLTGEVRAVGHLEKRMHEALKLGFTRCVCPKQNRKYLKEDTGIELIAVETVEEALAALLGG, encoded by the coding sequence ATGGCAAAGTCAAAAAGCCGCTTTTTCTGCTCCCAATGCGGCCAGGAGTCGCTCAAGTGGCTGGGGCGCTGCCCCGGTTGCGGCGCCTGGAATAGCCTTGTGGAAGAACAAGTGGCCAAAGGAGGGGGGGAGAAGTCCCTTTCCAACCGCTTCGGGGCGACCCTAACCAGTGGTCCCATCCATATTGACCAGGCGGAGGTGCAGAGCAACATCCGCCTCTCCACCGGCATCGCCGAACTGGATCGCGTGCTCGGCGGCGGGCTGGTCGCCGGCTCTCTGACCCTGCTGGCTGGCGATCCGGGGATCGGCAAATCGACCCTGCTGATCCAGGCGGCCCGGCACATGGCCGCAGCATCGGGACCGGTTTTGTACGTCTCCGGAGAGGAATCGGTCCAGCAGATCAAGATGCGGGCGCGCCGGCTCGGCGTTGAGGGGGTCGATCTCTACCTGCTGGCGGAGACGGACATCGCCGTTGTCATTGAGACGATCCGCCAGCGAAAGCCCATTTGGGTCGTCATCGACTCCATCCAAACCATGTACTGGGATGAACTGGGGTCGGCGCCGGGCAACGTGGCCCAGGTGCGCGAGTGCGCCGCCCAACTGATGCGCCTCGCCAAGGATCTGCCCGTCGCCGTCACCCTGGTGGGACATGTGACGAAAGAGGGGGCCATCGCCGGGCCCCGCGTGCTGGAACACATGGTGGACGCCGTACTCTACCTGGAAGGCGAACGCCATTACCCCTACCGGGTCCTGCGGGGCGTCAAAAACCGTTTCGGCTCCACCAACGAACTGGGCATCTTCGAGATGATCGGACAAGGCATGGTGGAGGTCCCCAACCCGTCGGCCTTTTTCCTGGCCGAGCGCACCCAGGGGGTGGCCGGCTCTGTCGTTGTCCCCTGCATGGAGGGGACCCGCCCGGTCCTGGTCGAGGTCCAGGCGCTGGTGGCGGCCACCAGTTTCGGCCAACCTCGCCGCATGGCCACAGGCCTTGACTACAACCGGACGGTCCTGCTGGCGGCGGTCCTCGATAAACGGATCGGCCTCCAACTGGGGCAACAGGACATCTATGTCAATGTGGCCGGCGGGTTGAAGATCGCCGAACCGGCAGCCGATCTGGCCGTCGTGACGGCCATCGCCTCCAGTTGGCGCAACCAGCCGGCTGACCCCGAGGCCGTCGTCATCGGCGAGGTGGGGCTTACCGGAGAGGTGCGCGCCGTCGGGCACCTGGAAAAACGCATGCATGAGGCGCTCAAGTTGGGATTCACCCGCTGTGTTTGCCCGAAACAAAACCGGAAATACTTGAAGGAAGATACAGGGATCGAACTGATTGCAGTAGAAACGGTGGAAGAAGCGCTCGCTGCACTTTTGGGAGGATAG
- the disA gene encoding DNA integrity scanning diadenylate cyclase DisA: MREPDEKFLRALRVLAPGTPLREGLENILRAKTGGLIVIGDSRQVLDAVEGGFLINCPYSPAALYELAKMDGAIVLNGDASRILYANTQLVPDPGIPSGETGIRHRTAERVARQTGEMVVSISQRRGIITLYQGAIRYTLRDIPTILTKANQGLQTLEKYKSVISKSLNNLTALEFQDLVTVFDVARILQRIEMFSRMFQEMQQYICELGNEGRLVRMQMAELVDNVEEQGQSIIEDYRTTENRTVTQIREEIHYHSNDIPDLIPIARALGYGAGLGVLDMSVSPRGYRVLAKIPRLPYSVVENLVGAFGGLQNVCRASTEELDEVEGIGEVRARAIKEGLRRLREQVLLGEG, from the coding sequence ATGAGAGAACCGGACGAAAAGTTTTTGCGGGCGCTCCGCGTCCTCGCTCCGGGAACCCCCTTGCGGGAGGGTTTGGAGAACATCCTGCGGGCAAAAACGGGCGGGCTCATCGTCATCGGCGACAGCCGGCAGGTTCTGGACGCCGTGGAGGGCGGTTTTTTGATCAACTGTCCCTATTCGCCGGCAGCCCTCTACGAACTGGCCAAGATGGACGGGGCCATCGTTCTTAACGGCGACGCCAGCCGCATCCTCTACGCCAATACGCAACTGGTCCCCGATCCGGGCATCCCCTCGGGGGAAACGGGCATCCGCCACCGGACGGCAGAGCGGGTGGCCCGCCAGACAGGGGAAATGGTCGTCTCCATCTCCCAGCGCCGGGGGATCATCACCCTCTACCAGGGCGCGATTCGCTACACCCTGCGCGACATCCCCACCATCCTGACGAAAGCCAACCAAGGGTTACAGACTCTGGAAAAGTACAAGTCCGTGATCAGCAAGTCCCTGAACAACCTGACGGCGCTGGAGTTTCAGGATCTTGTCACTGTCTTCGACGTGGCCCGGATCCTGCAACGGATCGAGATGTTTTCCCGCATGTTCCAGGAGATGCAGCAGTACATCTGCGAGTTGGGCAACGAGGGGCGCCTCGTGCGCATGCAGATGGCCGAACTGGTCGACAACGTGGAAGAACAGGGGCAGTCGATCATCGAGGACTACCGGACGACGGAGAACCGCACCGTCACCCAGATCCGCGAGGAGATCCACTACCACTCCAATGACATCCCGGACCTGATTCCCATCGCCCGCGCCCTCGGCTATGGGGCAGGGCTGGGTGTTCTCGATATGTCCGTCTCTCCGCGGGGGTACCGCGTCCTGGCCAAAATCCCGCGCCTGCCCTATTCGGTCGTGGAAAACCTGGTCGGCGCCTTTGGCGGGCTCCAGAACGTCTGCCGCGCTTCCACGGAGGAACTCGACGAAGTCGAGGGCATCGGCGAGGTTCGGGCTCGCGCGATCAAGGAAGGGTTGCGCCGCCTGCGCGAACAGGTGTTGCTCGGGGAAGGTTGA
- a CDS encoding spore coat protein: MAGALKMRKTSRQSPKGQGQGNGQGNGQGNNQATGNGTGGGPQGSDGLTAQEMFWDVLSTEKQLAHLCNQAALEAGQPGLYQDLMAILNETQACHRELFHLMLQRGWYHLHPADLMQAQQVFQEFHSMSQSLQDQKRGGQGGQGGGAQESGGAAATGGNASQSSGGSAGGGN, encoded by the coding sequence ATGGCCGGCGCGCTGAAAATGCGAAAAACTTCCCGCCAGTCGCCCAAAGGCCAAGGCCAGGGGAATGGTCAAGGAAACGGTCAAGGAAATAACCAGGCAACGGGGAACGGGACGGGAGGCGGCCCCCAGGGTTCCGACGGTCTGACCGCGCAGGAGATGTTTTGGGACGTTTTGAGCACCGAGAAGCAACTGGCCCATTTATGCAACCAGGCTGCCCTGGAGGCGGGACAGCCGGGTCTTTATCAGGATCTGATGGCCATTCTGAACGAAACGCAAGCCTGCCACCGGGAACTCTTTCACCTGATGCTCCAGCGCGGATGGTACCACCTGCACCCGGCCGATTTGATGCAGGCGCAACAGGTCTTCCAGGAGTTTCATTCCATGTCCCAGTCGTTGCAGGATCAAAAACGGGGCGGTCAAGGCGGCCAGGGCGGCGGCGCGCAGGAGAGCGGCGGCGCAGCCGCAACAGGCGGCAATGCGTCGCAAAGCTCCGGCGGTTCAGCGGGTGGAGGGAATTGA
- a CDS encoding nucleoside triphosphate pyrophosphohydrolase family protein, which produces MKDLACQQFQDTVAEFLIRHQSILDIISKSQESNARVNRAVVKAVTHCGCVKVRAEKSAIPPEATLADLKQLLDSHLDGELCPNCREIIESEMGKSIFYLTALCHSLGLSLADVLQREHEKVSTLRVFNFT; this is translated from the coding sequence ATGAAGGACTTGGCGTGCCAGCAGTTTCAGGATACGGTAGCGGAATTTTTAATTCGCCACCAGAGCATCCTGGACATCATCTCCAAGTCTCAGGAATCCAATGCCCGGGTAAACCGGGCGGTGGTGAAGGCAGTGACCCACTGCGGCTGTGTCAAAGTCAGGGCCGAAAAGTCTGCCATCCCGCCAGAAGCGACCCTCGCGGATCTAAAACAGCTGCTTGACAGCCATCTTGACGGCGAGTTGTGCCCCAACTGCCGGGAAATCATTGAGAGCGAGATGGGTAAGTCCATCTTCTACCTGACGGCGCTTTGTCACAGCCTGGGTCTGAGTCTGGCCGATGTGCTCCAGCGGGAGCACGAAAAAGTCTCCACGCTAAGAGTATTCAACTTCACCTGA
- a CDS encoding CarD family transcriptional regulator encodes MFAIGDKVVYPMHGAGVIEAVEEREVLGEKRQYYVLRLSLGDMRILVPSGQISEIGLRQVIDAIEADQVMSLLQTRKSVMSNNWHRRYRANLDKMKSGDVYAVAEVVSNLIHRNQEKGLSTGERRMLENAKQILVSELVLAYDTPPEQIEAMLSRLLA; translated from the coding sequence GTGTTTGCCATCGGTGACAAGGTGGTCTACCCCATGCATGGCGCCGGCGTGATCGAGGCCGTGGAGGAACGGGAGGTGCTGGGGGAGAAGCGGCAGTACTACGTGCTTCGCCTGTCCTTGGGCGATATGCGCATCCTGGTTCCCAGCGGGCAGATCTCGGAAATCGGACTGAGGCAGGTCATCGACGCCATCGAGGCCGATCAGGTGATGTCCTTGCTTCAGACGAGAAAGTCGGTCATGTCCAATAACTGGCACCGGCGCTACCGGGCCAACCTGGACAAGATGAAGAGCGGCGATGTGTACGCCGTGGCGGAGGTGGTCAGCAATCTGATCCACCGCAACCAGGAGAAAGGGTTGTCCACAGGGGAACGGCGGATGCTCGAAAACGCGAAACAGATCCTTGTCAGTGAACTAGTTCTGGCCTACGACACCCCGCCAGAGCAGATTGAAGCCATGCTGTCCCGGTTGCTGGCCTGA
- a CDS encoding PIN/TRAM domain-containing protein: MIRNFMRSAIAVAFAAVGFSVGMSLLSGANRVFDLSSYPAKHSFLAVITLIPGALGFIIAPQLIRWVVVMTGWLENRLQRTPIQDLVGGAIGLIVGLIIANLLDVSISELPGLGRYLSVGLSAIMGYVGMRVGVKKREEILIFIYPRWKEKQAKEKTEDKAEAKGACLKVLDTSVIIDGRIADICKSGFIDGTLVIPAFVLEELQHIADSSDLLKRNRGRRGLDVLNKIRKELDVAVHIDQRDYDDLAEVDSKLVRLCREINGHIVTNDYNLNKVAELQGVKVLNINELANAVKPVVLPGEEMTVQVIKDGKELGQGVAYLDDGTMIVVDGGKRFMGQTITVLVTSVLQTSAGRMIFAKPKPGEGKKVSPTPALNEVNAIV; the protein is encoded by the coding sequence ATGATTCGCAATTTCATGCGCAGCGCCATTGCAGTCGCTTTTGCCGCCGTCGGTTTTTCCGTCGGCATGTCCTTGCTCTCTGGCGCAAACCGGGTCTTTGATCTTTCTTCCTATCCGGCGAAGCATTCATTCTTAGCTGTTATCACATTGATCCCTGGCGCGTTGGGCTTCATTATCGCCCCGCAATTGATACGATGGGTTGTCGTGATGACCGGCTGGTTGGAAAACAGGTTGCAGCGCACACCCATTCAGGATCTTGTTGGCGGGGCGATCGGTCTTATAGTTGGCTTGATCATTGCCAATTTGTTGGATGTCTCCATTTCGGAACTCCCGGGGTTGGGAAGGTATCTTTCGGTAGGACTTTCGGCCATCATGGGTTACGTGGGTATGCGCGTCGGCGTCAAAAAACGGGAAGAGATTCTCATCTTTATTTATCCCCGTTGGAAGGAAAAACAGGCCAAAGAAAAAACGGAGGATAAGGCCGAGGCAAAAGGCGCCTGCCTGAAGGTGCTTGACACCAGCGTCATCATCGATGGCCGCATCGCCGACATCTGCAAGAGCGGCTTTATCGACGGCACCCTGGTGATCCCCGCCTTTGTCCTGGAGGAACTGCAGCATATCGCCGATTCCTCGGACCTGCTCAAACGCAACCGCGGTCGCCGCGGACTCGACGTGTTGAACAAGATCCGCAAGGAGTTGGACGTGGCGGTCCATATCGATCAGCGCGACTACGACGACTTGGCTGAGGTCGACTCGAAGCTCGTTCGGCTCTGCCGAGAGATCAACGGCCACATCGTCACCAACGACTACAACCTGAACAAGGTGGCGGAACTGCAAGGCGTCAAGGTCCTCAACATCAATGAACTGGCCAACGCCGTCAAGCCGGTCGTGTTGCCCGGCGAAGAGATGACCGTTCAGGTGATCAAAGACGGCAAAGAACTGGGTCAAGGCGTCGCCTACCTCGACGACGGCACCATGATCGTCGTCGACGGCGGCAAGCGCTTCATGGGCCAGACCATCACCGTTCTCGTCACATCGGTCCTGCAGACATCGGCCGGGCGGATGATCTTCGCCAAACCGAAGCCCGGCGAAGGAAAGAAAGTATCGCCGACACCGGCGCTCAATGAGGTGAACGCCATTGTCTAA
- the ispD gene encoding 2-C-methyl-D-erythritol 4-phosphate cytidylyltransferase, which produces MSKDTCAVVIVAAGRGKRMGAGANKVLLPLAGRPVLAWTLQGLLAHPDFGPCVLVIHRDDAGEMGEMLERYRWTDRVRLVEGGDERIDSVWNGLQALASEDCQWVAVHDGARPLFTPALLSRCIQKVRQYRSAVAAVPVKDTIKQAADDGKVFATPERSGLYAVQTPQVFAYDELTRAYAAWYDSGARHTGPLPTDDAMVMEQAGHPVYLVEGDYENLKLTTPDDLVLAEAILARRGVKAPGQANSVESLASREAAAAAGNSVSTPAGTSAVSTPGASPASPSGTDVRTGMGYDVHRLVEGRALILGGVDIPYEKGLLGHSDADVLLHAIKDALLGAAGMGDIGRHFPDTDQAYKGVSSLLLLKIVGEKLAAQGWSVGHIDATVVAQRPKLAPHIPKMQENIARTLGIAPDRINVKATTTEGLGFAGTGEGIASYAVATIRR; this is translated from the coding sequence TTGTCTAAGGACACCTGCGCCGTTGTTATCGTTGCCGCCGGCCGGGGCAAGCGCATGGGCGCCGGAGCGAACAAGGTGCTGCTGCCCCTGGCGGGCCGGCCGGTCCTCGCCTGGACCTTGCAAGGGCTGCTCGCCCATCCTGATTTCGGCCCCTGCGTCCTGGTCATCCACCGGGACGACGCCGGAGAGATGGGAGAAATGCTGGAGCGGTACCGGTGGACCGACCGGGTCCGCCTGGTGGAAGGCGGCGACGAGCGCATCGATTCCGTATGGAACGGGTTGCAGGCGTTGGCCTCGGAAGACTGTCAATGGGTGGCCGTGCACGATGGAGCACGGCCCCTTTTCACGCCTGCGCTGCTTTCCAGATGCATCCAGAAAGTCCGCCAATACCGGTCAGCCGTCGCCGCTGTCCCGGTGAAAGACACGATCAAACAGGCCGCCGACGACGGCAAGGTGTTCGCCACGCCCGAACGGTCCGGCCTCTACGCCGTGCAGACCCCGCAGGTCTTCGCCTACGATGAACTGACTCGAGCCTATGCCGCCTGGTACGATTCCGGGGCGCGCCATACCGGCCCCCTGCCGACAGACGACGCCATGGTCATGGAACAGGCGGGCCATCCCGTCTACCTGGTGGAAGGCGACTATGAAAACCTGAAACTGACGACGCCCGACGACCTGGTGCTGGCCGAGGCGATCCTGGCCCGGCGCGGCGTCAAAGCGCCGGGACAAGCCAATAGCGTTGAATCGCTTGCCTCTCGGGAAGCGGCGGCTGCAGCGGGAAACTCCGTCAGCACCCCTGCGGGCACTTCAGCCGTATCGACCCCCGGCGCATCCCCGGCGTCCCCGAGCGGGACGGACGTTCGCACCGGCATGGGCTATGACGTGCACCGCCTTGTCGAAGGACGAGCCTTGATCCTCGGCGGTGTCGATATCCCCTACGAAAAGGGCCTCCTCGGCCATTCCGACGCCGACGTGCTGCTCCACGCTATCAAAGACGCCTTGCTGGGCGCCGCCGGAATGGGCGACATCGGCCGCCACTTCCCCGACACGGATCAGGCGTATAAAGGCGTCTCCAGCCTGCTCCTGTTAAAAATCGTGGGCGAAAAACTGGCCGCCCAGGGCTGGTCTGTCGGCCACATCGACGCGACCGTCGTGGCCCAGCGGCCCAAACTGGCGCCCCACATCCCAAAAATGCAAGAGAACATCGCCCGCACCCTCGGCATCGCCCCCGACCGGATCAACGTCAAAGCCACCACCACCGAAGGCCTCGGCTTCGCTGGCACCGGTGAGGGAATCGCTTCGTACGCTGTGGCGACGATCCGGCGGTAA